A genomic region of Procambarus clarkii isolate CNS0578487 chromosome 30, FALCON_Pclarkii_2.0, whole genome shotgun sequence contains the following coding sequences:
- the LOC138369898 gene encoding uncharacterized protein has protein sequence MRTTVKLRMQKNETKKSIKRKKVLPEGGGSEERVGGSEERVGGSEERLGGSEERVGGSEERVGGSEERVGGSEERVGGSEERVGGSEERVGGSEERVGGSENVKEGSEKRVGGSEERVRGSEERVGGSEERVGGSEERVGGSEERVGGSEKRVGGSEERVGGSEERVGGSEERVGGSEERVGGSEERVGGSEERVGGSEKRVGGSEERVGGSEERVGGSEERVGGSEERVGGSEERVGGSEERVGGSEKRVGGSEERVGGSEERVGGSENV, from the exons ATGAGAACGACCGTCAAGTTGCGGATGCAGAAAAATGAGACGAAAAAGTCCATAAAGAGGAAGAAAGTTTTGCCGGAGGGAG gagggtctgaagaacgtgtaggagggtctgaagaacgtgtaggagggtctgaGGAACGTTTAGGAGGGTCTGAAGaacgtgtaggagggtctgaggaacgtgtaggagggtctgaagaacgtgtaggagggtctgaagaacgtgtaggagggtctgaggaacgtgtaggagggtctgaGGAACGTGTTGGAGGGTCTGAAGaacgtgtaggagggtctgaGAACGTGAAGGAGG GGTCTGAGAaacgtgtaggagggtctgaAGAACGTGTAAGAGGGTCTGAAGAACGTGTAGGAGGTTCTGAAGaacgtgtaggagggtctgaggaacgtgtaggagggtctgaggaacgtgtaggagggtctgaGAAACGTGTTGGAGGGTCTGAGGaacgtgtaggagggtctgaagaacgtgtaggagggtctgaagaacgtgtaggagggtctgaagaacgtgtaggagggtctgaggaacgtgtaggagggtctgaggaacgtgtaggagggtctgaGAAACGTGTTGGAGGGTCTGAGGaacgtgtaggagggtctgaagaacgtgtaggagggtctgaagaacgtgtaggagggtctgaagaacgtgtaggagggtctgaggaacgtgtaggagggtctgaggaacgtgtaggagggtctgaGAAACGTGTTGGAGGGTCTGAGGaacgtgtaggagggtctgaggaacgtgtaggagggtctgagaacgtgtag